The genomic DNA ACCGACTGTGTTTGCACACGGTTCGAGTACAACAGGGAAGCCGGACTCACGAAAATGCTGGCGAGCGGTGCGATCTCGTCCTCGATCGAGATGGCATTGTTCGAACTAATGCGAGACTCGAAGCACGAACAATTCAAGGAAATTCAGTCTCTGATCAAATGATCAGAATGCCGATTACAGCCACTCTTTAATGGATATTTTAGCTTCCCTAAATCCTCAGCAGGTCGAGGCCGTTAAGACGACCGACGGGCCGCTCTTGATACTGGCAGGTGCCGGTTCGGGCAAGACGCGTGTGATCACGGTGCGGATCGCGTATCTTATTGCGGAAAAACAGGTTGCACCGCACAATATTTTGGCGGTCACCTTCACGAATAAGGCCGCGGGCGAGATGCGTTCGCGTGTTGCGGAGCTGATAAAGGATCAAAAACTCAACTCAAATCCGCTCATTTCGACGTTTCACAGCCTATGCGTGCGCATCCTGCGGCAGGATATCGACAAGCTTGATGAGGGCTATACAAAGTCGTTCACGATCTATGACACCGACGACTCGAACAAGGTCGTAAAGGCATGCATCAAGGACCTCGGACTCGA from Acidobacteriota bacterium includes the following:
- a CDS encoding UvrD-helicase domain-containing protein: MDILASLNPQQVEAVKTTDGPLLILAGAGSGKTRVITVRIAYLIAEKQVAPHNILAVTFTNKAAGEMRSRVAELIKDQKLNSNPLISTFHSLCVRILRQDIDKLDEGYTKSFTIYDTDDSNKVVKACIKDLGLDEKQINPRASFGPRSVPERTAAKTRKCSRPRSNTVMKNGRRWRRSLRCTISG